The proteins below are encoded in one region of Paracoccus methylovorus:
- a CDS encoding DUF2312 domain-containing protein, whose product MSDDNTYSVAADELRQFVERIEHLEGEKKDISEQIKEVYTESKGRGYDGKALREVVALRKRDRDEVAEQEAIVDMYKSALGMA is encoded by the coding sequence ATGTCAGACGATAACACCTATTCCGTCGCGGCCGACGAGTTGCGCCAGTTCGTGGAGCGCATCGAACACCTTGAAGGTGAAAAGAAAGACATCTCGGAGCAGATCAAAGAGGTCTATACCGAAAGCAAAGGCCGGGGTTACGACGGCAAGGCGCTGCGCGAAGTGGTCGCCCTGCGCAAGCGGGACAGGGATGAAGTAGCCGAGCAAGAGGCCATCGTGGACATGTATAAGTCCGCGCTGGGGATGGCGTGA